In Chryseobacterium lactis, a single genomic region encodes these proteins:
- the rpmB gene encoding 50S ribosomal protein L28, protein MSRICQITGKRAMVGNNVSHANNKTKRRFEINLLEKKFYLPEQDKHVTLKVSAHGLRVINKIGIEEAIERATRNGLIKKN, encoded by the coding sequence ATGTCAAGAATTTGCCAAATAACAGGAAAGCGTGCAATGGTTGGTAACAACGTTTCTCACGCTAATAACAAAACGAAGCGTCGTTTTGAAATTAACTTATTAGAGAAGAAGTTTTACCTTCCGGAGCAAGATAAGCACGTTACACTGAAAGTATCAGCTCATGGATTGAGAGTGATTAACAAGATTGGAATCGAAGAAGCTATTGAAAGAGCTACTAGAAACGGATTGATTAAAAAGAATTAA
- the rpmG gene encoding 50S ribosomal protein L33 — protein sequence MAKKGNRVQVILECTEHKESGMPGMSRYISTKNKKNTTERLELKKYNPVLKRSTLHKEIK from the coding sequence ATGGCAAAAAAAGGAAATAGAGTTCAAGTAATCCTTGAATGTACAGAGCACAAAGAAAGTGGTATGCCAGGAATGTCTAGATACATTTCTACAAAAAATAAAAAGAACACTACAGAAAGATTGGAATTGAAAAAATACAATCCTGTTCTTAAGAGATCTACCCTTCATAAAGAAATCAAGTAA
- a CDS encoding DUF4295 domain-containing protein encodes MAKKVVATLQSGQSKKMTKVVKMIKSSKSGAYVFEEKVMNADEVDGYLKK; translated from the coding sequence ATGGCAAAGAAAGTAGTAGCAACCCTACAAAGCGGTCAGTCAAAAAAAATGACTAAAGTTGTGAAAATGATTAAGTCTTCTAAATCAGGAGCTTACGTTTTCGAAGAAAAAGTAATGAATGCAGACGAAGTAGACGGTTATTTAAAAAAATAA